Proteins from one Danaus plexippus chromosome 18 unlocalized genomic scaffold, MEX_DaPlex mxdp_20, whole genome shotgun sequence genomic window:
- the LOC116773087 gene encoding all trans-polyprenyl-diphosphate synthase PDSS2-like translates to MFKPLKYIKSNCFTRITANASVRHSSCKREELDWRDVISEAEQIVGYPTSFLNLRWLFNDEIANTAIQLRKLVGTNHPLLKSAKNLLIGSKSNLQSVGLIILLASKAAGIDVRKYTRDHYDSGVLHAQRALAEIVEMKRTGHLIHKTMANLQEKEKHGKKYKDLLYGNKIVLLTGDYLLATCLQHLGGLHNNEVTELISTGLRDLVEGDFLGDHDDDHNPLPSRPKASNEVKSHYVWEEEDNLAKLGSNEFLGQGKDEWLLRTMLTSGSLLGKGCQGAMKLAGWGKDMERQAYILGGHLAIIWQLYLDVKDFFTHPYSYSLVGAPVIIALWEYPTIYSYIIESKLEKKPIEYKQLYYAVRATRSLEYLTIFLNEEIEAIMRNSDQFPVKDARAAIQKMAWTVHNETLQYME, encoded by the exons ATGTTTAAaccattgaaatatataaaatcaaattgcTTTACGCGAATCACAGCCAATGCATCCGTTCGTCACAGCTCTTGCAAACGCGAGGAGCTCGACTGGCGTGATGTCATCTCGGAGGCAGAGCAAATCGTTGGCTATCCAACGTCTTTCCTGAACCTGAGGTGGCTGTTCAATGATGAGATCGCTAACACAGCTATACAGTTGAGGAAACTG gTCGGCACAAATCATCCGCTCTTGAAATCGGCGAAGAACCTACTCATTGGCTCCAAAAGCAACCTTCAATCAGTGGGACTTATAATTCTTTTGGCATCGAAAGCTGCCGGTATCGATGTCAGGAAGTACACGAGAGATCACTATGACTCGGGAGTCCTCCACGCACAGAGGGCGCTGGCTGAGATCGTGGAGATGAAGAGAACTGGCCATTTGATCCACAAGACCATGGCCAATTTACAGGAGAAGGAGAAACACGGGAAAAAGTATAAGGATTTgttatatggaaataaaattgtattgctTACAG gaGACTATTTGCTAGCAACGTGCCTCCAACATTTAGGCGGTTTGCACAACAATGAAGTGACCGAGCTTATCTCGACTGGTCTCCGGGATTTGGTTGAGGGAGATTTTCTCGGCGACCACGACGATGACCACAATCCCCTGCCCAGTAGACCAAAGG CCAGCAACGAAGTAAAGAGTCACTATGTCTGGGAAGAGGAGGATAACCTTGCTAAACTTGGTTCCAACGAATTTCTCGGTCAGGGGAAAGACGAGTGGCTTTTACGTACAATGCTAACATCTGGAAGTTTACTTGGAAAGGGCTGTCAGGGTGCTATGAAACTTGCTGGTTGGGGAAAGGATATGGAAAGGCAGGCTTATATTTTGGGAGGACACTTGGCTATTATCTGGCAATTGTATCTGGACGTGAAAGACTTCTTCACACATCCATATTCTTATTCGTTAGTTGGGGCTCCCGTAATTATAGCACTATGGGAGTATCCAACAATCTATAGCTATATTATAGAATCAAAGTTAGAGAAAAAGCCTATAGAATACAAGCAATTATATTACGCTGTGAGGGCGACTAGATCTTTGGAGTATTTGACGATATTTCTTAATGAGGAAATAGAAGCTATAATGAGGAATAGTGACCAATTCCCTGTCAAGGACGCCCGTGCTGCAATACAGAAGATGGCTTGGACAGTACATAACGAAACACTACAATACATGGAGTAA